In the Artemia franciscana chromosome 1, ASM3288406v1, whole genome shotgun sequence genome, one interval contains:
- the LOC136030611 gene encoding uncharacterized protein LOC136030611: MEIFVENKLIDLRFFSNSFEKDKNVKSNFNSIRERIELLLHNVSVLRTEYCNREEIDEKFIFISKFIAQNIHILKRQLKSSYDRMPWEEMEFCLISFVSLHLKRQEINLFLNAILNKKKILNHLENFSGKLKEEKDYLETVDLKTFAILPKLSREQVVSKIVSSFPQFGELYSDYQQIRDIHSLKKISDYIKLVLSADLKQKEGELIIARVLQVTGEHLKNTLESPKLSKTTSELLLLSLPRDTRKIIIDLRNSLSHAYSLSKRIEIEDNSSVNFFVGVQNDLKRIDDVITDIFQSKKMQMIRMLLVKIKESESLEDIKEVAGMCTSVELDERDEIFTECFELLEHDKLGELIQKFRSVISEKTDYEKWLFNKIDSIQRFAKTKSISTRSDSSIATTYLMSLFLILKKIKIDHNDIRVMKFSTNKIIENIPFQIESHNLEEISKVSVEIYLSFRSRTPEDNIGELELLLGQILNAAAFRTSDMKWVEELRNKFSDTSLFINKNKKNKSDNITEEKYNSLLERKLSHLKSVLRSNALYGTLKEELLSYKRNKKMLGVVEMLVLDILSILSRLGKHLENTLFFLDKNTPLLTGKGLRNHIAHYNDIVDVLSSDPSIAVILNAKKLITENIRKSKIRIGKSVKDNPPKLKNKYDQNIDIINNQGKMFAALKEGNLEDLKSCLRKGSDINGRDINSTTSLHFAAQGPSVEVLKFIADQDVDVNTKDVNGQSALHVAAAYGRENIIEFLIRKIGAYFDDPDNIGQTALHAAADNGYKDATEVLLKNNANSNIIDHLGYSPLHYSVLNNHVDVVKIFLEKELNVDSNETMGGFTSLHISAERGHLELVNFLLKNKADVNRRTDRDVTPLHLAALNGHLLVVKALIQKGADVNALVIEGCTPLHYAVENGHEQIADILLEHRANVNAVDKAYNYAPLHYAAKDGHEKIVSALLKNNANSIIATVDGLTPLHLAVLSCQVKIVATLLHYGVSICAKDKHNATPLHCAANSGCKAIAELLISKGAEINDKTDTKATPLHIAALYGHKDIIELLLRNKAQVSAQDIMGNTALHLAAMSGTKDVIDLLLQNKAEVNARTNNEITPLHVAATIGNLDIIASLIENKAEVNANAEFGLTPLDAAVLGGHKHAVNLLIKNKAEINKTGFAESTESTPLHFAVAGGHKEIVEILVAKGANVNVKRNKITPLISAIQKNHNEIVKILIENGANINAEGCKALSLASHAGFRDIVEILLKNKANVNIRCSEDIPAAPLHFATIGDHTEIIKAVNIRCSEDIPAAPLHFATIGDHTEIIKALIASGANVNALAFGGLTPLHMAVLNGHEEATKVLIENNGNINIRDVEGDTLLLIAAGYGHTNVVEILLRNGAKTNIKDNKGRMPLELAVANGHLGVVKVILKHEKLDINAKGNDDWTVLHIASQKNNLEIVRYLLSEGSNINARTKSGSKPIHIAAREGHKDTVQLFLSKGININDAGAGDQTLLHYAAFMGHLEVTRYLITEGAEINAKDIFGSSPLHTAANFDHKDVIEFLLKNGAIYDMVDKLNRKPVEMSTNKDTINLLTLTEMLIQYVKRNMSSEVEKCIKAGAIVDARNIAGRTSLHYAAWKGYEGIIEFLLQNKANPNVVGSKKSKPLHYAAKFSHLKIVKVLLSYGAVYNDASDSGKTPSDLCVNTDITIILNLISESFRKVKEYDVEVIHDLNKIKDIDTIKAIMSARNRDNQTLITAAMQSNFPEVQQLKEIFQEKVSTQIDKASILSFQGSYQKALSILKSVFERRKDILGPDNPGTLDIQAEIAKVLYKQGMYQEALNILEDVFQKQSEMLGSDNKDTLGTRSFIALVLHRQGKNEKSLDIFEEAYKKQKEVLGLNHSDTLNTMFHMALVLDGLEKYEEALNINIVVFEKQKDRLGANNSITVSAENNIAMVLSNQGKLEESLKIYKEVFEKKKIIFGVNHTDTLRTLNSIAGVLFRQNKQHQALNTYQEVLSIQKKVMQQNHPEALATQRNIGNILFAQGKWIRALKVYSECFDQIKAVFGPSHPNTLDILQKLELINFRLKLDGQEASEILRYLQKDINIAASKGDRPTVQRLLKDGVDPNDKDSDGRTTLHFAVDYGDLDIVNTLIKNGANINQTTNKGNTPLHTATSKCNKEIVDVLLENISRDKLNDFINAKTTFSGTTSLHIAAKNGSLEIVKSLLKHGATYNIENKDGKLPIDLSKDQKVIDLLKLIEELFRDIKNGNVESISRLEEIKPNEVLAITNACNNQGNKLLVVAIANGQKIVASKLLEMLKRFQK; this comes from the coding sequence ATGGAAATTTTTGTTGAGAATAAGTTAATAGACCTCCGTTTTTtctccaattcttttgaaaaagataAGAATGTAAAGAGTAATTTTAATAGCATAAGAGAGAGGATTGAGTTATTACTTCACAATGTTAGCGTGTTAAGAACAGAATACTGCAACAGAGAAGAAATAGATGaaaagtttatatttatatCGAAGTTTATTGcacaaaatatacatatattaaagCGACAGTTGAAATCTTCCTATGACAGAATGCCTTGGGAAGAAATGGAGTTCTGTTTGATAAGCTTTGTTTCATTACATTTAAAACGACAAGAAATCAATTTATTTCTTAATGccatattgaataaaaaaaaaatactcaaccacctggaaaatttttctgggaaacttaaagaggaaaaagattATTTAGAAACTGTGGACCTGAAAACATTTGCTATACTCCCAAAATTAAGTCGTGAGCAAGTTGTTTCTAAGATCGTTAGTAGTTTTCCTCAATTTGGAGAACTATATAGCGATTATCAACAAATTAGAGACATTCattctttgaagaaaataagtGATTATATAAAACTAGTATTATCTGCTGATCTTAAACAAAAGGAAGGTGAATTGATTATTGCGAGGGTCCTACAAGTTACTGGTGAACATTTAAAAAACACTCTAGAATCTCCAAAGTTATCTAAGACTACAAGTGAACTTCTTCTTCTGTCATTACCAAGGGACACAAGAAAAATCATCATAGATTTACGTAATTCCTTATCACATGCATACTCACTCTCAAAGAGAATAGAGATTGAGGATAATTCTAGTGTCAACTTCTTTGTTGGGGTTCAAAATGATCTTAAAAGAATCGATGATGTAATTACTGACatttttcaaagcaaaaaaatgcaaatgatTAGAATGTTGCtagttaaaattaaagaaagtgaAAGCTTGGAAGACATAAAAGAAGTTGCAGGGATGTGTACTAGCGTTGAATTAGATGAAAGAGATGAAATATTTACAGAGTGTTTTGAGTTGTTGGAACATGATAAGCTAGGAGAACTCATTCAAAAATTTAGGAGTGTTATTAGTGAAAAGACAGATTATGAGAAGTGGCTCTTTAATAAAATTGATAGCATTCAACGTTTTGCAAAAACTAAATCAATAAGTACTAGAAGTGACTCTTCAATTGCAACTACGTATTTAATGAgcttatttcttattttgaaaaaaattaagatagatCATAACGATATAAGAGTAATGAAGTTttctacaaataaaataatagaaaacattCCTTTCCAAATAGAGTCCCATAATCTTGAAGAAATCAGCAAAGTTTCCGTGGAGATTTATCTTAGTTTTCGGTCAAGAACACCAGAAGACAACATAGGTGAACTAGAACTATTGTTAGGTCAAATTCTTAATGCTGCTGCATTTAGAACAAGTGACATGAAATGGGTTGAAGAGTTAAGAAACAAGTTCAGTGATAcaagtttatttattaataaaaataaaaaaaataaatccgaCAATAtaacagaagaaaaatacaatagcTTGCTTGAACGTAAATTGTCTCATCTGAAAAGTGTTTTAAGAAGTAACGCATTATATGGCACATTAAAAGAAGAGCTCTTATCCTacaagagaaataaaaagatgCTTGGAGTAGTAGAAATGCTTGTACTAGATATACTGTCTATTTTAAGTAGATTAGGTAAGCATCTAGAAAatacactattttttttagataaaaacaCTCCTTTATTAACTGGAAAAGGTTTGCGGAACCACATAGCCCACTATAATGATATAGTTGATGTGCTGTCATCTGATCCTTCAATAGCGGTTATTTTGAACGCTAAAAAACTGATTACAGAGAATATAAGAAAAAGCAAGATAAGAATCGGCAAGTCAGTAAAAGACAATCctccaaaacttaaaaacaaatatgatcAAAACATTGATATTATCAATAATCAGGGAAAAATGTTCGCAGCGTTGAAAGAAGGAAATCTTGAGGACTTGAAGAGTTGTCTCAGAAAAGGATCAGATATCAATGGAAGAGATATTAACTCAACGACATCACTGCATTTTGCTGCTCAAGGACCCAGTGTTGAGGTTTTAAAGTTTATCGCTGATCAAGACGTAGACGTCAACACTAAGGATGTGAATGGACAAAGTGCACTTCATGTTGCTGCCGCATATGGAAGGGAAAATATTATAGAATTTCTTATAAGAAAAATAGGTGCGTATTTTGATGACCCAGACAATATTGGCCAAACAGCACTACATGCTGCTGCTGACAATGGTTACAAAGATGCCACTGAAGTTCTACTGAAAAATAATGCTAATTCGAACATCATAGATCATTTAGGATATTCCCCTTTACACTATTCAGTACTAAATAACCATGTGGATGTTGTTAagatttttctggaaaaagaattgaatgttGACAGCAATGAGACTATGGGTGGCTTTACGTCGTTGCACATTTCTGCAGAAAGGGGTCATTTGGAGTTAGTGAATTTTCTACTTAAAAATAAGGCAGATGTTAACAGAAGAACTGACAGAGATGTGACACCATTACATTTAGCAGCACTTAATGGTCATCTTCTTGTAGTAAAGGCCTTAATTCAAAAGGGAGCAGATGTAAATGCTTTAGTTATCGAAGGTTGCACACCATTACATTATGCTGTAGAAAATGGTCACGAACAAATAGCTGATATTTTACTAGAGCATAGAGCTAACGTTAATGCTGTTGATAAGGCCTATAATTATGCTCCTTTACACTATGCAGCAAAAGATGGGCATGAGAAAATTGTATCCGCCTTActaaaaaacaatgcaaattcTATCATTGCCACTGTGGATGGTCTAACACCACTACATTTGGCAGTACTGAGTTGTCAAGTAAAAATAGTTGCCACTCTCCTTCATTATGGAGTCAGTATTTGTGCTAAAGATAAACATAATGCAACACCATTACACTGCGCAGCAAATAGCGGGTGCAAGGCAATTGCTGAGCTTTTAATAAGCAAAGGAGCAGAAATCAATGATAAAACCGATACTAAAGCAACACCATTACATATAGCTGCTCTTTATGGTCACAAAGATATTATTGAACTCTTATTAAGAAATAAAGCTCAAGTTAGTGCTCAAGATATTATGGGTAATACAGCACTGCATTTAGCTGCTATGAGCGGCACCAAAGATGTCATTGACCTTctcttacaaaataaagctgaaGTCAATGCTAGAACTAATAATGAAATCACACCGTTACATGTGGCTGCTACCATTGGCAATTTAGATATCATTGCTTCCTTGATAGAAAATAAAGCTGAAGTAAACGCTAATGCAGAATTTGGTCTTACACCTTTAGATGCAGCTGTCCTAGGGGGCCACAAACATGCAGTTAaccttttaataaaaaataaagctgaaattaataaaactggTTTTGCAGAAAGTACAGAAAGCACACCATTACATTTTGCTGTAGCAGGAGGTCATAaggaaatagttgaaattctgGTCGCAAAAGGGGCTAATGTTAATGTTAAGCGTAACAAAATAACACCATTGATCTCTGCTATTCAGAAGAATCACAACGAGATCGTcaaaattcttatagaaaatgGAGCTAATATTAATGCAGAGGGTTGTAAAGCCTTGTCTTTGGCATCACATGCAGGTTTTAGGGACATAGTAGAGATCTTATTAAAAAACAAGGCCAATGTTAATATCAGATGTAGTGAAGATATTCCCGCTGCTCCCTTACACTTTGCTACTATAGGAGATCACACAGAGATAATAAAGGCTGTTAACATCAGATGTAGTGAAGATATTCCCGCTGCTCCCTTACACTTTGCTACTATAGGAGATCACACAGAAATAATAAAGGCTCTAATAGCAAGCGGAGCCAATGTTAATGCTTTAGCTTTTGGTGGTTTAACACCACTACATATGGCAGTACTAAACGGTCATGAAGAAGCAACTAAAGTTTTGATAGAGAATAATGGTAACATTAATATTCGGGATGTCGAAGGAGATACACTACTACTTATAGCCGCAGGATATGGGCATACCAATGTTGTTGAAATCTTACTAAGAAATGGAGCAAAAACTAACATAAAGGACAATAAGGGAAGAATGCCCTTAGAATTAGCTGTTGCAAATGGTCATTTGGGAGTGGTGAAAGTAATACTTAAGCATGAAAAATTAGATATAAATGCTAAAGGTAACGATGATTGGACGGTATTGCATATTGCttcacaaaaaaacaacttagaaaTTGTAAGATATCTTTTAAGTGAAGGGTCGAATATCAATGCTAGAACCAAATCTGGCTCAAAGCCAATACATATTGCTGCAAGAGAAGGTCATAAGGATACTGTGCAATTATTTCTTAGTAAAGGAATTAATATTAATGACGCTGGTGCTGGCGATCAAACATTATTACACTATGCTGCATTTATGGGTCATTTAGAGGTTACAAGGTACTTGATAACGGAAGGTGCTGAAATCAACGCAAAAGATATCTTCGGCTCAAGTCCTCTGCATACTGCTGCTAACTTTGACCATAAGGAcgttattgaatttttattaaaaaatgggGCAATTTATGATATGGTTGATAAGCTTAACAGAAAACCTGTAGAAATGAGTACCAACAAAGACACAATAAATTTACTAACGTTAACAGAAATGTTAATTCAATATGTGAAGCGGAATATGTCTTCAGAAGTTGAGAAATGTATCAAAGCAGGAGCCATTGTCGATGCAAGAAATATTGCCGGCAGGACGTCATTACATTATGCTGCATGGAAAGGCTATGAAGGAATTATTGAATTCCTTTTACAAAATAAGGCCAATCCCAATGTGGTTGGTAGCAAGAAATCTAAACCTTTACATTATGCAGCAAAATTTTCtcatttaaaaattgtaaaagtctTGTTGTCCTACGGTGCAGTGTATAATGATGCCTCTGATAGTGGCaaaacaccatcagatttatgTGTAAATACTGATATAACTATAATTCTCAACTTAATAAGTGAGTCATTTAGAAAAGTTAAAGAGTATGATGTTGAAGTTATTCATGACCTCAACAAGATAAAGGATATTGATACAATAAAAGCAATTATGAGTGCTCGTAACAGAGATAACCAAACGCTAATAACTGCTGCAATGCAAAGTAATTTTCCCGAAGTCCAACAGTTGAAggaaatattccaagaaaaaGTATCTACTCAGATTGATAAAGCCTCAATCCTCTCGTTTCAAGGAAGTTACCAAAAAGCCTTAAGCATTTTGAAAAGTgtatttgaaagaagaaaagatattTTAGGACCAGACAATCCTGGTACATTAGATATTCAGGCAGAAATAGCAAAAGTGCTATATAAACAAGGAATGTATCAAGAAGCATTAAATATACTTGAAGATGTTTTTCAGAAACAAAGTGAAATGCTTGGTTCGGATAATAAGGATACTCTAGGCACAAGAAGTTTCATCGCTTTAGTGCTGCATAGACaggggaaaaatgaaaaatctttggatatttttgaagaagcgtataagaaacaaaaagaagtaCTAGGGCTAAATCACTCAGACACCTTAAATACTATGTTTCATATGGCTTTAGTATTGGATGGTCTGGAAAAATATGAGGAAGCCTTAAATATCAACATTGTAGTTTTTGAAAAGCAGAAAGATAGACTAGGTGCAAATAATTCAATCACTGTTAGTGCCGAAAATAATATAGCAATGGTACTATCTAACCAAGGTAAATTAGAGGAGTCCTTAAAAATCTATAAGGaggtttttgaaaagaaaaaaattattttcggtGTTAATCATACCGATACCTTGAGAACACTAAATAGCATTGCTGGAGTACTTTTCAGACAAAATAAACAGCATCAAGCCTTGAATACTTATCAAGAAGTTTTAAGCATCCAAAAAAAGGTTATGCAACAGAATCATCCAGAAGCCTTAGCTACTCAACGTAACATCGGAAACATTCTATTTGCTCAAGGTAAGTGGATCAGAGCACTTAAAGTCTACAGTGAATGTTTTGATCAAATCAAAGCTGTTTTTGGACCAAGTCATCCAAATACCTTAGATATTTTACAAAAGTTAGAACTGATTAATTTTAGATTGAAACTTGATGGTCAAGAAGCATCAGAGATTCTCCGTTATTTGCAGAAAGATATCAACATTGCTGCTAGTAAAGGTGATAGACCAACTGTTCAGCGTCTTTTAAAAGATGGGGTTGATCCCAATGACAAAGATAGTGATGGAAGAACAACGTTGCATTTTGCTGTTGACTATGGAGACTTAGATATTGTGAATACCTTAATAAAAAATGGAGctaatattaatcaaacaacTAATAAAGGCAATACACCCTTGCACACTGCTACTTCCAAATGTAACAAAGAAATTGTTGATGTTTTGTTAGAGAATATCAGTCGTGACAAATTAAACGACTTCATTAATGCTAAAACTACTTTTAGTGGTACTACATCTCTTCATATTGCCGCTAAA